GACGCTATTAAGAAGGGCGCTTTTGATTATATAACAAAACCCATCGCACCAGCTGAACTCATTGTGGTTGTGGAAAAAGCTGTCAGATTTAAATTTCTTGAGGAAGAAAATCTCCGTCTTAAAAAACAGTTAAAAAAAAGATATTCATATACTAATATTATCGGCTCCCACAATGTTATGCAAAATATATTTAACCTTATTGATAAGATAGCTGACACTGATATTTCAGTTCTTATTCAAGGTGCAAGCGGAACAGGCAAGGAGTTGATAGCAAGGGCCATTCATTATGACAGCTACAGGAGTGAAAAGCCATTAGTCGTTATAAATTGCGGAGCAATTCCGGAAGCATTACTTGAAAGCGAACTTTTCGGGCATGAAAAAGGAGCCTTCACAGGAGCTTATAAAAGCAGAGCCGGCCGTTTTGAAATGGCAAACGGTGGAACTATATTTTTAGATGAAATAGGTGAAATGAGTCCGGCATTACAGGTAAAACTTTTAAGGGTGCTTCAGGATCAGCGCTTTGAAAAAGTAGGCGGAACCAAAACTATTCATACGGATGTTCGTATTATTGCAGCCACCAATAAAAACTTATCAGTCGCTATAAATAATAACTCATTCAGAGAAGACCTATATTACAGGTTAAATGTTATCTCAATTAAGGTGCCTTCATTGAAACAGCGCAAATCCGATATCCCTTTGCTTATAAACTATTTTTTAAAAAAATTTCAAAAAAAAGAGGGCCATATAATCAGCGGGTTTAATCCTGCCGCAATGGATGGAATGCTTGCTTATAACTGGCAGGGGAACGTAAGAGAGCTGGAAAATGTGATTAAGCGCATAGTTGTTCTTTGCGATAAGCAGGTAGTTGAGTTTGAGGATCTTCCCGAACATATACAGCAGGCTGAAATATCGTTTCCCAAGGGCGATACTACTCCAGCGCTTGATGGAGTTATTTCCTTTGATACTGCCGTTCAGGATTATGAAAGAAGGCTTATAATGGAAGCCCTTGAAAAGAGCGATGGAGTTAAAGCAAAGGCTGCAAAGCTGTTAAATATCAAAAGAACAACTCTTGTTGAAAAAATGAAAAAAAAGAATTTTTCCAAATCGGTCTGTGCTTAGGAACCGGCTGAAGGTTTTTCGATATTTTTCTATTATTTTATGTTATCAGCATCTTCGTCAAAATAATGGCATCTTACATATATCATCGCTTATAAACCTATCTTCAACCATTAAAATTATCATATAACACCTCCAATTTATAATCAAAAACCAACCGTGTTCCATTGGCATAACAATTGCTTTTAACAGGAGATATGCGAAGCCTGTTTATTTATAGAGTTCTGTTTATTATTATAGCCGTTATGTTAACTGTTGTGCCATATTCGGCTGCTGTTAGCGGCAGTAGTTTTGTTTCCGTTATAGATGATATACGAAAGGAAATTATTTCAATTTCCACAACAGGAAAAAATAACGGAACAACCATTACCGTTTTAAGCGGCAAAACAATGACGGTTTTAAATAATATGGTTATAAAATCACCCAACAGAATCATATATGATATCAAATATGATGGCCCGTCATTTACATCCGTAAGCAAAAATTTAAAAACCCCGAATTTAAAAAGCTTCCGAGTTGGATATCATTCGGGTAATATCAGGATAGTATTGGATGTAAACGGGACAAAAATGCCAAAGTTTTCACATCGCGTAAGCAATCATGAACTAATTATCTTTGTTGAAACAGAGCAAAAGGGCAATGGCAAGAAAGTAAAAGCTAAAGAAGTTCCCAGGCAGAATATACCGATAGCTTCCAAAATATCAGTATTGCCTGAAGAAAATAATCATACAAATCCTGATAAAGATTTATCCGTCCAAAGCCTGAAAGAACCTTCAATAATAGTTGAAGAGCTGGAGCCAAAACACATTGTAACCGAAAAGGTACCACAGATTGATCTATCAGTATTATTACTGAAGAAAATGACCGAATTCGAACCAAATGGACAAAGCGAAGAAGCAGCTCTTTTTTTAACAGGAATTACTGCTTTTAAAGACAAGGATTTTCAGAAAGCGGGCGATAGCTTAAAAAATCTCATAAAGGCATATCCAAAGGGACAATATTCAGAAAAAGCGTATTTTTTGCTTGCAAAATCACTTGATCAGCTTTACGTAACAAGTCTTTCAGAAAATTATTTTGTGATCAAAAATTCTTACGATGATGCCATATACAGGTATCCATCTTCAGTATTTGTTCCCGATGCCTTGCTGTCTGCCGGAAACCTTTGCCTCAAAGCCAAGTATATCAGCGAGGCTATAGCTTACTATAATCGCATTATCAAAAAAAATAATGATTCTTTTTTTACAGTCAGGGCATTGCTGCAAAAAGGCGAGGCACTGTATCAAAAGAAAAAATACTCAGAAGCACTTTCTATATACGAGAATATAACCCTAAACCATAATGATTTCGAAAAAACGGAAGCAGAGCTTGGCATTGCAAAAATACTTTTTGGGATGAACAGTTTTCAGAAATCCATCAACCTTCTGACCAATCTTGAAAAAGATCCTGAAAACTTATCTCGTTATCCTGATATTCTTCTTTATCTCGGATATAATTACTATCAGAAAGGATATTTTACTGAGGCAATTAATAATCTTTTTCAATATTCTAATATATGTCCTGACAGTAGTGAGAATCATCTGATATTAAATAAAATCGGAGATGCCTACAGGGCAAAAAGTATGTCTGACTCTGCGTCCAAAATATACAGGCTGGTTTTTGATCGATTTCCAAAAACGGAAGGAGCTCTGATAAGCCTGACTCGTCTTGCAGAACAATTGGAAAGCGGGGAACTAAAAAATAAGCATAATTTTATTTTTTTTAGTGATAGCGGGCAAGAACTATCCTCAGCATACCAAATTTATGAAAAGGTTATCAGTGAATACTTGAGCATAGATAGTAAAAGTCCCTTGCTTGAATATGCCATGCTTAAACTAGCTCTTCTTTACAAAAAAGATAATAATTACTCAAAAAGCATGGAAGTATTAGATAATTTGTTAAATAAATATCCTTCGTCAAAATTACGTCCGGAAATCATATATGCCTTAAGCGATAATTTTGAAACAATTATTAAAGACAAGAAAAACAGCAAAGATAATAACGATGCATATTTGGATATAATTAAGATTTATCTTAAGAATAAACATATTATCCAGCGGCTTGCTCCTCCAAGAACATTGTTTGCAGTTGCATTAGCATGCATACGCCTGGGACTGGAAGATACTGCCATAGAGCTTTTCATGCAGGCAGATAATATTTTCCCTGACAAAGAAAAACCCGAGGAACTTCTTTATTATCTTGGAAAACATTTGCTTGAAAACGGGCAGCAAAGAAATGGGTTAATAAAACTTGATTTACTGATCGCTCAATATCGTTTGGGAGAATTTGTTGCAAAAGCATACCATGTAAAAGGAACACTCTTTTGGGACAATAAACAATATGCACAAGCTATAGATATGTTTTCACAAGCTTTAAACAGCCATCCTGCTGTAGAAGATAAAATTATGATACTTACCGATATGGCTAAAGTCTTCGACATGTCGGGATTAAAAGCCAAAAGCCTTGAAGCACTAAAAGAAGCAGAAAACATTCTTGCCAAAACCCCGCAACAAGATGAATTTGTCTACCAGAAGATCGGCGAGATTTATCTTAATCTCGGCAAACCTGAAGATGCTCTTTTGTTACTTAACAATATAATGGCCACTCAAGAAAATAATAAAGAAAACCTTAAATCCATGTTTATAGTTGCTCAATGTTATGAAGCACTTAACAGAAAAAGCGAGTGCATTTCTGTATATAACCAACTTGTCAAAAGTGATGACCCATTGTGGAGCAGCCTTGCTAAGGAAAGGATGGAAGCAATAATATTTAAAGAGCTGCTAACCAAATCAGAGCTCAAGAAATCCAGGAGATAGACCCGGTTATGCAAGACAAATGTGTGTTACTTGTAGAAGATGATAAAACGGATGCTGCTTCAATAACCGGTCTCTTTAACAGGGCCGGATACAAATTGTCATCAGTAAGTGATGGATATGCTGCCCTTGATATTATATCGGACACCCCATACGATATGGTAATTTCGGAACTGAATCTGCCAAAAATGAGCGGAATGGATCTATTGGTTAAGATAAAAGAAATAGATTCATCTCTACCCGTAATTCTTATTTCTAACGATGTATGTGTTAAGCAAGCTGTCGAAGCCATGAAAAACGGTGCTGATGATTTTATTTTAAAGCCTTTAGTGGCTGAAACGGTAGAATGTATTGTTTCGGGAATATGCAAGAACTCTGTTATCGCAGAACAACCCTTAATGAATGGCAAATATGCAATCGTTACTAAAAATAACGATATGAATCAACTTATGCAGTACGCGGAAGAAATTGCAAACAGCCGTGCTTCAGTATTTATTCATGGTGAATCGGGTACAGGGAAAGAACTTTTCGCAAGGCACATACATAAGAACAGCTCTCGTCACGATAAACCCTTTATAGCGCTAAATTGCGCTGCTCTTCCTGAAACACTTATGGAAAGCGAGCTTTTCGGCTATGAAAAGGGTGCTTTTACAGGTGCTACTGCAAGAAAAAAAGGGAAGTTTGAATTGGCAGATAAAGGCACTATTTTATTGGATGAGATTAGTGAAATGGATTATCAGCTCCAATCAAAACTATTAAGAGTTCTTCAGGAAAAAGAAATAGACAGGGTCGGCGGAACTGAATCTATACCGGTTGATGTAAGAATTATTGCCACTACAAACAAAGATATTGAAAATCTAATGCATGAAGAAAAATTCAGGGAAGACCTTTACTACCGTTTAAATACCATTCCTCTTAATTTACCTCCATTAAGAGAAAGACAAGACGACATACCTTTGCTGGCCGATTATTTTATCACTAAGTATAACAAACTTGAACATAAAGATGTCAAAGGCTTGACAGATAATGCGGTTATTGTACTAACGGAAAGACCCTGGAAAGGCAATGTCAGAGAATTGGAAAATGTAATAGAAAGAGCAGTTCTTATGTGTAAAGGAAATTTAATAGACGAAAAGCTGTTGCAATTAAATGGCCGTTTAATGCCTGTCGAGCCACCGGCGCGAAAGATACAGCCCATAAATCCGGAGGTATCTCTAAGAGAACTGGAAAAAAATTTTATCTTTCAGACTTTAGACAAAACAAAGGGAAACAGAACACATGCAGCTGATATGCTTGGCATCAGTGTTCGAACTTTAAGAAATAAACTTAATGAGTACAAACAAAAAATGTGTGAGCAGTAAAAAGGCACGTAATTTGCTTTAATTTATTATTATGCAACTTATAAGCTTTCTAACCGAATACTAAGCTCTTGATGGCCATTAAAAAGGAGAAATTATATGGCTCTTAATTTATCGTTTGGCAACATAATTAACTTGCTTGAAAACGCAATAGGCGTGGCGCATCAGCGGCAAAACACTATTTCCAGCAATATAAGCAATCTTGAAACACCGGGATACAAGCCGAAGGATATTGATTTTAAAGCTGCCATGGCACAGGCTATAGGGGCAGAATCGCAAATTGGTTTGTCTAAAACAAATGCCGGTCATATTGACCCATATGCCGATTCCGGTCATAAAGTTGAAGCTTTTGAGGAAGAAGCAGATTGGAATGGTGTAAACTACGTGAGTGTCGATAAAATGATAAACAAGATGACAGAAAACAATTTGATATACAAAGCTGCAACGGAAGCAATGTTAAGGAAAATTTCTCTTATAAAAGAAGTAATCAGAGAGGGAGGACGTTAGCATGAATTTTATGGAATCTTTGAAAGTAAGCGCTTCAGGGCTCTACGCTCAGAGAAAACGAATGGATGTTATTGCCGAAAATCTTTCAAATATTGAAACCACACGTACGGAAAATGGAGGTCCCTACAGAAGAAAAATGATCGCCATAGGTGCAAACCCGGTTGATGATTTCAATGAGGTATTAGGTTCGCAAATGGAAGGTGTTAAGGTTGATGCGATTGTTGAAGATAATTCTCCTTTTAAAATTGTTTATAATCCAAGCCATCCTGATGCAGATAAGGATGGGTATCTTAAGAAGCCAAATGTGGATTTGGCGGTTGAAATGGCAAACATGTTGATGGCCCGAAATGCTTTTTCCGCAAATTTGGCAGCTATCAAATCAACACGACAAATGGTTTTAAAAGCTCTTGAAATAGGAAAATAAAAAATGAACGGCATTAATTTTGACAATTTGGATCCGGTTGGTTTTCATAAGAGTAAACAAACAACTCCAAACAGCTCTTCAGGATTTAAAGAAGCCATAAAAACTGCAATCGATAATGTGGATAGCCTGGAAAAAGAAGGAGATAAATCCATTCTTAATCTCATGCAGGGAAAGGAAGAAGTCCACACAACTATGATTGCACTTCAAAAGTCCGATATATCGATGAGAATGCTTCTTTCAGTAAGAAATAAGGCTGTTGAAGCTTACAAAGAAATTATGCGCATGCAGTTTTAAATTTTTATTTCAGATGTACATCCGTTTATGCTGTAATTTATTTGCACATAATATAAATTTAGCAAACAACCAAGATAAGCAGAGCATATTTAATGAATAATTCAGTAGTTCAGTTTACGGAATTTATCAAGTCTCTACCTCCTGCAAAAAAAATCTCTATTGCCATTACTGTTTTACTGTTAATGGGAGCTTTTGCCGGTATTTTTATGATAGCAAGCCAGGTTGATTACCGGGTTCTCTTTAATAATCTTTCTGCCCAGGATGCCGGAGCTATTATAGAAAAACTGGGAGAAAAAAATATTCCGTATAAGATTGAAGGCAGCGGTTCTTTAATACTAGTCCCTTCCGATATGGTATATGAGCTGCGCCTTCAAATGGTAGGAGAAGGACTTCCAAGAGATGGCCAGATCGGATTTGAAATATTCGACAAGACCGACTACAAAACAACCCATTTTGTTCAGAATCTAAATTACCAAAGAGCCTTGCAGGGTGAGCTGGCAAGAACTATAAACTGTTTTGAAGAGGTGAAAACTTCCAGGATATTTATAGTTCTTCCCAAAGAGACTCTATTTGTAGAAGATGCAAAACCAGCTTCAGCTTCAGTACTTCTT
The Pseudomonadota bacterium genome window above contains:
- the flgC gene encoding flagellar basal body rod protein FlgC is translated as MNFMESLKVSASGLYAQRKRMDVIAENLSNIETTRTENGGPYRRKMIAIGANPVDDFNEVLGSQMEGVKVDAIVEDNSPFKIVYNPSHPDADKDGYLKKPNVDLAVEMANMLMARNAFSANLAAIKSTRQMVLKALEIGK
- the fliE gene encoding flagellar hook-basal body complex protein FliE, whose product is MNGINFDNLDPVGFHKSKQTTPNSSSGFKEAIKTAIDNVDSLEKEGDKSILNLMQGKEEVHTTMIALQKSDISMRMLLSVRNKAVEAYKEIMRMQF
- the flgB gene encoding flagellar basal body rod protein FlgB, which encodes MALNLSFGNIINLLENAIGVAHQRQNTISSNISNLETPGYKPKDIDFKAAMAQAIGAESQIGLSKTNAGHIDPYADSGHKVEAFEEEADWNGVNYVSVDKMINKMTENNLIYKAATEAMLRKISLIKEVIREGGR
- a CDS encoding tetratricopeptide repeat protein — encoded protein: MRSLFIYRVLFIIIAVMLTVVPYSAAVSGSSFVSVIDDIRKEIISISTTGKNNGTTITVLSGKTMTVLNNMVIKSPNRIIYDIKYDGPSFTSVSKNLKTPNLKSFRVGYHSGNIRIVLDVNGTKMPKFSHRVSNHELIIFVETEQKGNGKKVKAKEVPRQNIPIASKISVLPEENNHTNPDKDLSVQSLKEPSIIVEELEPKHIVTEKVPQIDLSVLLLKKMTEFEPNGQSEEAALFLTGITAFKDKDFQKAGDSLKNLIKAYPKGQYSEKAYFLLAKSLDQLYVTSLSENYFVIKNSYDDAIYRYPSSVFVPDALLSAGNLCLKAKYISEAIAYYNRIIKKNNDSFFTVRALLQKGEALYQKKKYSEALSIYENITLNHNDFEKTEAELGIAKILFGMNSFQKSINLLTNLEKDPENLSRYPDILLYLGYNYYQKGYFTEAINNLFQYSNICPDSSENHLILNKIGDAYRAKSMSDSASKIYRLVFDRFPKTEGALISLTRLAEQLESGELKNKHNFIFFSDSGQELSSAYQIYEKVISEYLSIDSKSPLLEYAMLKLALLYKKDNNYSKSMEVLDNLLNKYPSSKLRPEIIYALSDNFETIIKDKKNSKDNNDAYLDIIKIYLKNKHIIQRLAPPRTLFAVALACIRLGLEDTAIELFMQADNIFPDKEKPEELLYYLGKHLLENGQQRNGLIKLDLLIAQYRLGEFVAKAYHVKGTLFWDNKQYAQAIDMFSQALNSHPAVEDKIMILTDMAKVFDMSGLKAKSLEALKEAENILAKTPQQDEFVYQKIGEIYLNLGKPEDALLLLNNIMATQENNKENLKSMFIVAQCYEALNRKSECISVYNQLVKSDDPLWSSLAKERMEAIIFKELLTKSELKKSRR
- a CDS encoding sigma-54 dependent transcriptional regulator encodes the protein MQDKCVLLVEDDKTDAASITGLFNRAGYKLSSVSDGYAALDIISDTPYDMVISELNLPKMSGMDLLVKIKEIDSSLPVILISNDVCVKQAVEAMKNGADDFILKPLVAETVECIVSGICKNSVIAEQPLMNGKYAIVTKNNDMNQLMQYAEEIANSRASVFIHGESGTGKELFARHIHKNSSRHDKPFIALNCAALPETLMESELFGYEKGAFTGATARKKGKFELADKGTILLDEISEMDYQLQSKLLRVLQEKEIDRVGGTESIPVDVRIIATTNKDIENLMHEEKFREDLYYRLNTIPLNLPPLRERQDDIPLLADYFITKYNKLEHKDVKGLTDNAVIVLTERPWKGNVRELENVIERAVLMCKGNLIDEKLLQLNGRLMPVEPPARKIQPINPEVSLRELEKNFIFQTLDKTKGNRTHAADMLGISVRTLRNKLNEYKQKMCEQ
- a CDS encoding sigma-54 dependent transcriptional regulator — encoded protein: MQKILIIDDNLTEAELIVNILKEKGFESTSAPDGASGIKELDTNHYDLVLTDLMMPGVDGMAVLNHVVLKYPKTKCIILTGHATIKGSVDAIKKGAFDYITKPIAPAELIVVVEKAVRFKFLEEENLRLKKQLKKRYSYTNIIGSHNVMQNIFNLIDKIADTDISVLIQGASGTGKELIARAIHYDSYRSEKPLVVINCGAIPEALLESELFGHEKGAFTGAYKSRAGRFEMANGGTIFLDEIGEMSPALQVKLLRVLQDQRFEKVGGTKTIHTDVRIIAATNKNLSVAINNNSFREDLYYRLNVISIKVPSLKQRKSDIPLLINYFLKKFQKKEGHIISGFNPAAMDGMLAYNWQGNVRELENVIKRIVVLCDKQVVEFEDLPEHIQQAEISFPKGDTTPALDGVISFDTAVQDYERRLIMEALEKSDGVKAKAAKLLNIKRTTLVEKMKKKNFSKSVCA